Below is a genomic region from Spirosoma radiotolerans.
AGCGTCATGGGTGTATCCTGACATGAGCCGACGAAATCGTAGAATCGTAAACTTTCCAGGGTCATCGACTCCCCATTCAGCAACGGATAATAGGCATCATACTGCGGCAATACTTTACCCCAACCCGTTTCAACGGTTGCATCGGTAACCCCATCGAACAGTCCCTGTAATCCATTACTCACGTTTGTCAGCTGATACCAGCGTTTAGGATCAATCGGAATCTTCCGAGCGGCAGCTATAATGGATGACGTCTGGACAACCTGCGTTTGAGCGACGTCGTTTGCCGCTAAAAATGACGAAGAAGCGGCTTGAGACGCCGTTAAGATAGCAGTCCCGGCAGCAACAACGGTTGCCCTCCAGGAACCGGTAGTGTTCGACACGGACAGAACGGAGGGGTTAGATGACGAAAAGGTAATGGGCGTCTGATTATTATTGCTTGTAGCAACCAATGCAAAATCGCCATCGTCGGTTGTCTTATCGGGCAGGGCGGCAAAATTGATAACCGTTGGCGCCAAAGCCTGACCACCCTGCGTAATATTGACCCAGTTAAAATTCCAGGCTCCGCGAACGGAAAAGATCCGTAGCACCTGGCTCCCCGCCTGTAGCGTAGCGGTGGTGCTTATCGTGGTCCAGTTTTGCCAGCCGCCCGTTCGGGGCACATCAAGGCTGCCTAAAACCGCTCCCGATTCGGTCCGAATGTCAATAAGCCCATTTCCCCAACTATTGGCTACCCGAAACTGGAACGTATAGACGCCGGTCGAGGGAACCGTGACGTTGTAATCCATCCAGTCACCATCGTCGATGTAACTTAGGTCCTGTCCCCCATCGGTATCGGTCACATCTTCAGGACGAACATCGGTGGCTACATCGAAACTTTCGGCTTGTACTTTACCCGGAAGCGACTGGCCGGTTGTGATATCGAACCAGTTCAGATTCCAGTCGCCTTTCAGCACATAGAGCTGAATGATCTGGGTGCCGGCATTCAGGTGGGCCGTTGCACCCGTTGTTTGCCAGTTCTGGATACCGCCCGTTCGGGGCACATCGATGGTGCTTAACGCCGTACCATCAGCCAATCGGATTTGGAATTTTGAGCCATCGCCATAACCATTGGCCACCCGAAAGCGAAAGGAATATACGCCGGTCTGCGGCACACTGATGCTGTACGTAAGCCAGTCGCCGGTATCAATGCTGTTAATATTCTGCCCCCCACCCTGATCATCGGTTGTTTCCAGCCCTATGCCCTGCATAGCGACGAAATTCTCTGCCTGGATTCGACCCGGCACACCAACGCTTACCCCATTGGCTGCATACTGACTGGATACAGCTGGCGCTTGTAACTCGGTTGTTTTACCCCAATCAGTATGGATACTGACCGTCAATACTATAGCAACGCACGTAAAGAGTGAAAGTAAATTTTTTTCCATGTATGATCTGGTTGAACAATTAAGGTAAAGTTTAAAAGATTTATTTATTATAACAATATTTCATATACTAATTGTATATTAATTTAAATGTTTATTAATTTTATTCACTGATTTGTATTAACAAAGGTATAGATCATATTCTCTTCATTTACAATGGCTCTATTCTTTTACTTTATTTACTTTGTCGGATTCTTACTCGCTGGTTATCTGGCGCTTAACGTTAGCTACCTGTTCGTTTCAGCAATAGCGGGCCGATTGGGTTGTCAAAGTGATGTTTACTTACCCAAGGCTGATGACGTTCAACGGCGCATCGCGGTCCTGATTCCGGCCTATAAAGAGGATGCCGTCATTCTGGGGTCAGTGGTGGCTAACTTGAAACAGACCTATCCTTCTGCTTTATACGATCTGGTCGTGATTGCAGATTCCTTCCTGCCCAAAACACTGGAAAAACTTTCACACTATCCCATTAAAGTGATTGAGGTTCATTTCGAGCAATCGACAGTACAAAAATCCATTACGTATGCCCTGAATGCGCTTCCCGAGAATACGTATGATTTCGTTGTGATCTCGGACGCGGATAACCACATGGCCCCCGACTTTCTGGAACGAATCAACTACGCATTTGGGCAAGGGTGGCGGGCTGTTCAGGGGCATCGGAAAGCTAAGAATATGAACAAGAGCGTGGCTATTTTCGATGCCATGAACGAAGAAGTCAATAACAACCTCTTTCGGGCAGGCCAGCGGGCCCTGGGCCTTTCGGCCATGTGTATTGGCTCGGGCATGGCCTTTGAAACCAACCTCATGAAGCGGGTCATGAACCAGATCCAGACCGTAGGCGGCTACGATAAAGAGCTTGAAATGCTTCTGACCATCAACCATGTTCGGGTTGGGTATTTACAGGACGCGGTCATCTACGACGAAAAAGTACAAAATGTAGCCGTGTTCAATAAACAGCGTACACGCTGGATAGCCGCTCAATTGTATTTTATCAAAGCCTATTACAAAGTAGGCTTCCAACAACTACGGAAAGGCAACTGGCAGGCATTTAACGCCTTTTTCAGATCGCTGCTGCTACCCCGGTCCATTTTACTGACCGCCCTTTTCCTAATGGCCAGTGTGAGTCTCTTTACAGGCAACCTCCCCTTTCAACTGTTCTCGGTGGGTATGTTCGCTCTGATGGTTTTTTGCCTGGTGGTCTCTATTCCAACCGTCCTGTGGAAAAAAATATCGATTCACGACTTCTTTGTTCTGCCCTCGTTGATTTTCGGTATGTTTCGGGCTTTGCTCAACTTCAAGCAGGCCAGTAAAGTATTCCTGCACACGCCACACGCCGAAACAACTGAATAGTTTTATGTGACCCCGGGTTGATTGATTTGACTTAATCAGCTAGCCCGGTGCGGTAAAAGTCTTACCTGGATCTGATACTTCATACCAGGACGGTGCGTCTTATGGGAATAATCTACCTGTATGGCGCACCGATTTACTGCTCTGCTTATCGTCTTATTGACGTTTATTCCCTGTATGACTCAAGGGCAATCGACGGCCGACCCTGACCCGACTCGGTGGTTAACCTATTCACAGTCGTACTACAAAATTCCGATTGCCAAAGCGGGTATCTACCGAATTACGACCCGCGATCTGCAACAGGCTGGCGTGCCGGTTCATGAAATCGACCCAACGACCATACAGCTTTTTCATCGGGGAGTCGAGCAGGCTATCTTTCTGGCCGGTGAAGCAGACCGGCGTTTCGATATGGATGACTTTCTGGAGTTTTTCGGGCGCGGTAACGATGGCGTGCCCGATTCGCTGCTGTATCATCCAAACCGGGCTCAACCTCACCGCTTTTATAGTCTTTTCAACGATACAACCGCCTATTTCCTGACCTGGCAAGCGAACGGCAAACCCGGCAGACGCATGACCACCTATGTGGATACAACGCATGGCGAACTACTCCTCCCCCCTTACCACTGGGCGGAAGATCTGCGGGTATTTACGGAAAATTACCCCGGCTGGGCGGCTGGTATCGCGCCTAAAATCGAGTACAGTTTTTATGAAGCGGGCGAAGGCTATACGGGCGTTGTTCAACAGAAAGGAAAGCCTTACACCACCACATATCTGCTCTCGAATGCCGTTACCACCGGGCCGTTGCCATCGGTTGACATACTACTCACAGGGCGTGATTACACCAACCATCAGGTCGATTGTTTCATTGGACCACGTCCCGATCAGATGCGCCTGCTCGACTCCGTTCGCTTTTCGACTTATGACAATGCACGTATTCAGCAGCCGATCGACTGGTCGGATGTTGGCTCGGACGGCATCCTGTTCATTTCGACTGTGTCGCGGGGCGAGAATAGTACTGCCGACAATTATTCCGTGTCCTACATCCGGTTCCGCTATCCGCAGACTCTTACAGCCAACGGGCAGCCCTTTCGCTTGTTTCAGCTTGAGCCAAACGCTGGTCTGGACCGCTCGCTGCTGGTGATTTCGGACGCACCCGCCAACACCCGTTTCTGGGACATTACCGATCCAAACGCCCCGGTTCAACTTAGGACAACGAGCTCTGCCACTGGCTCAACGCAACTACTGGTTCACGGCTCCTTAACCTGGAAGACTATTTTCTGCACAAGTCAGCCTTTATCGATATCGACCATCCACCCGGTTACCTTCACAAACTGGAGTCACCGAAAACCAACTTATCTGATCATCAGCCACGAAACTCTCTTGAAGCCAGGGGCGACATCGGCCAATGCGGTCCAGGAGTATGCCGCCTACCGGGCTTCAGCCGTGGGCGGTGGCTACGATACCCTGACGGTAACCATGCAGCAGTTATTCGACCAATACAGCTATGGCGAACGTCACCCACTGGCCATCCGCCGGTTTTTGACGCAGCTTATCCAGCAAAGCAAAAGCTCCCTTGCCTATTTGCTGCTCATTGGGCAATCCCGCAGTACCCCCGGCATTCGGCGAAACCCAAATCAGGCAATGCTGGACATGGTGATGACAGCCGGTTTTCCCGGCTCCGATATTGTTTTTTCGGCTGGCCTGAACGGATACCCCGAACAGGTACCGGCCATTCCAACGGGGCGAATCAATGCCGCAACACCCGAGGACGTTCTCAACTATCTGGCTAAGGTCAAGGCCTATGAACATCCAGACGCCGACAAAAGCTGGCGTAAGCGTCTGCTCCATTTGAGTGGTGGGCAGACACCGGGTGAACAGGACTTGTTTCACCGATTGGTCGAAAGCTACCGATCCCAGGCCAGCACGCAATCGCTGGGTGCTCAGGTAACGGTTCTGTCAAAAGAAACGGACAGAACCGTTGAATCGGCTCAGGTTGTAACACCTGTTAATGAGGGCGTTGGGCTCATCACTTTTTTTGGTCATTCGGGCCTGGATATTACTGATCTGGACATTGGTTTCTGTTCCAACGACGCCCTCGGCTACCGAAATAAGGACAGGTATCCGCTGCTACTCGTCAACGGTTGCGCCCTTGGAAATTTCTTCTACGGTCACCCAACGCTGGCCACCGACTGGGTGCTGGCCCCCGACCGGGGCGCTATTGCGGCCATTGCCCATAGCCACCTCGGCTACGTGGATGTGATGCATACCTACAGCGCCACCTTCTATGGTCTGCTGGCCGACAGCTTACAGGTAGATAAGTCTGTTGGTCAACTCCAGCAGGAAACCATCCGGCGTGTGCTGGCTCAATCGACAGACGGACGAGCGGTAGCGAATTGTCAGCAAATGGTGTTGCAGGGCGACCCGGCCATTCGCCTGTTTCCATTCCGCACCCCCGATTATGCGTTGACAGCTGGTGGATTGACGGTCGCGGGTGCGGATCAAAAGCCGCTAACGAGCCTGAGCGATTCGGTTCAGATCAGGGCTGTCGTTCAGAACAAGGGGCAATACTGGCGTGGAGTGCTTCCGGTGCGGGTGCGTCGATGGGTGAATGGCCGCGAATCAGGCGTGTTCAATCTGCGTGTATCGCCGGTTGCCTTTCAGGACACGTTCCGTTTATCGTTTCCCAACGAGCGCGATGCCGACGGACAAAACCAGTTCGAGGTAACGGTTAACCCGGCAGACTCGCCCATTGGCCAGAACGAAGCGAATCACGCCAACAATCAGGCTACTGCCGAGCTAACAATTTCCGACCAAAAGCCGGTTTTGATCTTCCCCGCCCCCAACAGCCTGATCGGGCAGACAGCCATCCCGTTGACCGCCCAATACCTGACCAAAGGCACTCATACATTCGAGCTTGAACTCGATAGTACAGCACAGTTTAACAGTGCGTTTACACGTCGACAGCGCATTGTTGCTTCCAACCGCATCAGCTACCCGGCCGTTTTGCCGACGCGGCCTAATACGACTTATTATTGGCGCGTTCGATTAGCCGAAAAAGTCGACGGCGCGACCCAGGATAACCTAAACACCTGGGTAACCGGCTCATTTATGTATGTGCCCAACAGCACGGCCATCGGCTTACCGGAAGGCCAGCTTTGGCTGTCAGCTCCCCTACCAGTCGATGCCCAGCAAGGGGATATCCTTTCGATCAGTGCGCACTTCACGAACCTGAGCCCAGTTTCCTTTACCGATTCGCTGATCGTCAGGCAGACGATTTACGCGGCTGGCTTAGCCAATGCGCAAACGAAAACGTGGACCGTGAAAGCCCCACTTACCGGCGATACGCTCCAATTGACCACCTCAATTGATACGGAAAAACTACCTGGCATCAACCGGGTTGTCTTAACCGTTAACCCGCGTCTTCAACCCGAATACTCCTTTCTGAACAATACCCTCGACCTCTCCCTACCCGTACAACCCGACCGGTTAGGGCCAATACTCGAAGTGGGAATTGATGGCGCTCGCATCACCAACGGTGCCACTATATCGGCACAACCCGTTATCGACATTCTCGTGGCCGACGACAACCGAGCCCTGATCCGTCGGGATACATCCGGCCTGGATTTATACCTGCAACGGCCCGGCAAGAATATTGCCTTTGAGCGGCTAAGCTGGCATAACGCCATTAGTTGGCCCACCGCCCCCGATAATGTGTTTCGGTTGCGCTATCCATCGCCCCCATTGAGCGAAGGGGTTTACCAGCTTCTCGTGACAGCCAGTGACCGTATCGGGAATAGGGCCGTGCCGTATCAGGTGCGTTTTCAGGTGGTGAATGATCGAAAACTCACCCAACTCACCATTTCCCCGAACCCATTTCACGATCAGGTCCTCTTCAGTTTCTACCTGACTGGTGATCTGGCTCCGGCACATGCAACGCTTAC
It encodes:
- a CDS encoding glycosyltransferase, with amino-acid sequence MALFFYFIYFVGFLLAGYLALNVSYLFVSAIAGRLGCQSDVYLPKADDVQRRIAVLIPAYKEDAVILGSVVANLKQTYPSALYDLVVIADSFLPKTLEKLSHYPIKVIEVHFEQSTVQKSITYALNALPENTYDFVVISDADNHMAPDFLERINYAFGQGWRAVQGHRKAKNMNKSVAIFDAMNEEVNNNLFRAGQRALGLSAMCIGSGMAFETNLMKRVMNQIQTVGGYDKELEMLLTINHVRVGYLQDAVIYDEKVQNVAVFNKQRTRWIAAQLYFIKAYYKVGFQQLRKGNWQAFNAFFRSLLLPRSILLTALFLMASVSLFTGNLPFQLFSVGMFALMVFCLVVSIPTVLWKKISIHDFFVLPSLIFGMFRALLNFKQASKVFLHTPHAETTE
- the porU2 gene encoding putative type IX secretion system sortase PorU2; this translates as MTQGQSTADPDPTRWLTYSQSYYKIPIAKAGIYRITTRDLQQAGVPVHEIDPTTIQLFHRGVEQAIFLAGEADRRFDMDDFLEFFGRGNDGVPDSLLYHPNRAQPHRFYSLFNDTTAYFLTWQANGKPGRRMTTYVDTTHGELLLPPYHWAEDLRVFTENYPGWAAGIAPKIEYSFYEAGEGYTGVVQQKGKPYTTTYLLSNAVTTGPLPSVDILLTGRDYTNHQVDCFIGPRPDQMRLLDSVRFSTYDNARIQQPIDWSDVGSDGILFISTVSRGENSTADNYSVSYIRFRYPQTLTANGQPFRLFQLEPNAGLDRSLLVISDAPANTRFWDITDPNAPVQLRTTSSATGSTQLLVHGSLTWKTIFCTSQPLSISTIHPVTFTNWSHRKPTYLIISHETLLKPGATSANAVQEYAAYRASAVGGGYDTLTVTMQQLFDQYSYGERHPLAIRRFLTQLIQQSKSSLAYLLLIGQSRSTPGIRRNPNQAMLDMVMTAGFPGSDIVFSAGLNGYPEQVPAIPTGRINAATPEDVLNYLAKVKAYEHPDADKSWRKRLLHLSGGQTPGEQDLFHRLVESYRSQASTQSLGAQVTVLSKETDRTVESAQVVTPVNEGVGLITFFGHSGLDITDLDIGFCSNDALGYRNKDRYPLLLVNGCALGNFFYGHPTLATDWVLAPDRGAIAAIAHSHLGYVDVMHTYSATFYGLLADSLQVDKSVGQLQQETIRRVLAQSTDGRAVANCQQMVLQGDPAIRLFPFRTPDYALTAGGLTVAGADQKPLTSLSDSVQIRAVVQNKGQYWRGVLPVRVRRWVNGRESGVFNLRVSPVAFQDTFRLSFPNERDADGQNQFEVTVNPADSPIGQNEANHANNQATAELTISDQKPVLIFPAPNSLIGQTAIPLTAQYLTKGTHTFELELDSTAQFNSAFTRRQRIVASNRISYPAVLPTRPNTTYYWRVRLAEKVDGATQDNLNTWVTGSFMYVPNSTAIGLPEGQLWLSAPLPVDAQQGDILSISAHFTNLSPVSFTDSLIVRQTIYAAGLANAQTKTWTVKAPLTGDTLQLTTSIDTEKLPGINRVVLTVNPRLQPEYSFLNNTLDLSLPVQPDRLGPILEVGIDGARITNGATISAQPVIDILVADDNRALIRRDTSGLDLYLQRPGKNIAFERLSWHNAISWPTAPDNVFRLRYPSPPLSEGVYQLLVTASDRIGNRAVPYQVRFQVVNDRKLTQLTISPNPFHDQVLFSFYLTGDLAPAHATLTITNLSGHPVRQITRSVRVGLNEWTWDGGDNSGRLLPAGAYLYKLALSTADGIDWPVADDVLGKLDGRLILNR